One Sphingomonas kaistensis genomic window, CTGGTGAAGGAACAGGGTCACCTCGTCGAGCAGGCGTTCGGGCGATTTGGCGCCCTTGATGATGATCGAACTGGAATAACGCCGCAGTCGCTGTTCGTCGTCCTGGCTGAGATCGTGGCCGGTGTAGACGATCACCGGCGGGAAGCTGTGCTCGCCGTCCTTGCTGAGCGTTTCGAGCAGCGAGAAGCCCGAGGCGTCTGGGAGCGACAGGTCGAGCACCATGCAGTCGAAGGTTTCTTCGCTGAGCAGCTCGAGGCACTCGGCCGCGGTGCCGGCGCCGACGGTTTCGATTTCCGGCCCGGCGAGCAGCTTGGCGACCGCGTCACGCTGCCGGTCGTCATCCTCGACGATCAGCACGCGGCGCATGGTGCGGGTGAGCTGCGCTTCGAGCGATTCGAGCGCATGGGCGAGCTCCTCGCGCTTCACCGGTTTCACTAGATAACCCATCGCGCCGAGCGAAAAGGCGGTTTGGGTCTGGTCGCTCGCGGAGATGACGTGGATCGGAATGTGGCGCGTTTCGTCCTCGCGCTTCAGCCGGTCGAGCACGGCGAGCCCCGACTGATCGGGAAGGCCGAGGTCGAGCACGATGCCACTCGGCTTATGCTCGCGCGCCAGTTCGAGCGCTTCTTCGGCGGTGCCGGCGACGAGCGTCTGGAAGGAGGCTTCGCGCGCGATGTCGCGGACGATGCCGGCGAAGGTGCGGTCGTCCTCCACGATCAGGAGCACACGGCGCCCGTCGCCAAGGTCGTCGCGATCGTCATCAAGCGGGGCGGAGCGCACCGCCGGCTTGCGCGAGGGCATCGCCGGCGGCGGCGTGGACGCGGACGGCGAACGGGCTGCATTTGCGGCGGCCTTGGGCTCGGTCCGCGCGGCGACCAGCGAGGGGTCGTATTCGACCGGGATGTCGACGGTGAAGCTGCTGCCCCGACCGGGCTCGCTCTTGAGCGAAATCGTGCCCCCGAGCAGCCGCGCCAGCTCACGCGAGATGGAAAGGCCAAGGCCGGTACCGCCGAACTTGCGGCTGATCGACCCGTCGGCCTGCTGGAACGCGTCGAAGATCGCCTGCTGCTGCTCGGGCGCGATGCCGATGCCGGTGTCGGTGACGCTCAGCGCCAGGCGGTCGCTGCCGACCCTGGCGATGGCCAGCGTAACCGATCCCGCCTCGGTGAACTTGAAGGCATTGGCGAGTAGGTTCTTGAGGATCTGCTCGAGCCGCTGACGGTCCGACACGATGCTGGCGGGCGCGTCCTCGTCGATCGCAAGCTCGAACGACAGGCCGCGCTCCCTCGCGATGGGATCGAAGGTGCGCTGCAGATCCTTGACCAGCCGCGTCACAGGAAGCTCGTCGGCACGGACCTCGACATGGCCGGCCTCGATCTTGGACAGGTCGAGAATGTCATTGATGAGGTTGAGAAGGTCGTTGCCCGATGCCTGGATGGTGCGGGCATATTGCGCTTGTTCGTCGGTCAGGTTGCCGGTCGGATTATCGCCCAGCAGCTTGGACAGGATCAGCAGCGAATTGAGCGGTGTGCGCAATTCGTGGCTCATGTTGGCGAGGAAGTCGGACTTGTACTGGCTCGCCTGCTCGAGCTCGCGGGCCTTGAGCTCGACCGCCGCGCTCGAGCGGGTGAGGTCGTTCTTCTGGCTTTCCAGCAGCTGCGCCTGTTCTTCCAGCTGCGAATTGGTTTGTTCCAATTCGACCTGCTGCTGCTCCAGCCGGACCGCCGATTCCTTCAAGGCGCGGCCTTGTTCTTCCAGCTCCTCGTTCGAGACCTTGAGCTCTTCGCTCTGGACCTGAAGCTCTTCCGACTGGCGCTGGGTTTCCTCCAGCAAGGTCTGGAGTTCGGTGCGATATTTGGCGGAGCGGAGCGCGGTGCCGGCCGGCTGGGCGATGTGGCCGAGAAGTTCGAGCACGCGGTCGTCCACCGCCTTGAGGAAGCCGAGTTCGACCACCCCGTTGACGATCCCCTCCGCCCGAAGCGGCGCGATGACCAGGTGGCGCGGCACGTCGCGGCCGAGGGCGGAGCCGATGGTGAGGTAGCCTTCGGGCACCTCGTCGAGGACCATCGGCGCGCCGTCGGCGGCGACCCGGCCGAGCAGCCCTTCGCGTAGCGCGAAACGCTCGGGCACCTTGGCATCTTCGGGCACGCCGAGCGTCGCCATGCGCTGGAACACGCCATGCTCGCCCTTGAACAGGACGCTGGCCTGCGCGCCGGTATAAGCGGTGAGGAAGTCGACGATATCGCCCGACAGTTCGCGCACGGTCTTGTCGCCGAGCATCGCCTGGCCGAGTCCCGCTTCGCCCGCGCTCAGCCACAACTGGCGGCGGCGGACGAGCATGGCGCGATGGTTGAGCAGGCCGATCGCGATCGCCAGCACCATGCCGACCAGGGCGGCGATGACGGCGCTCATCGTGGCGGTCTGGAACGCCCTGGTGCGCTGCTCGACGCGGGCCTCACGGTTTCGCCGCTCTTCATTGCGCAGCTCGCCGATCCGCGCGCGCACGGCGTCCATCTCGGCCTTGTCGCGATCCTGATCGATCGCCGCCAGGGTCGCCGTGAGGCCCTGCTGCTGGCGAAGGGCGATGGAGCGTTGCAGTGTGGCGAACTTGCTTGCGACCTGCGGGCGGAGGGCTTGCAGGCTGGCCTGCTGCGGGGGGTCATCGCGGGTCAGCCGATCGAGCGTCCGAAGCGTCGCTTCGCTGCGTGTCTGGGCGTCGCGATAGGGTTCGAGGTAGGAGGGATTGCCGGTCAACAGGAAACCGCGCTGGCCGGTTTCGGCGTCCTGCATCGCGGACAGCAGGTCGGCCAGGCCGACGATCACCTCGTGGGTGGCGGTGACCTGCTCGGTCTCTTCCCGAACGGCCTTGATGGTCAGGGCGGAGATGGTGCCCGATGCCAGAAAGAAGAGCAGCGCGGCGACGACGCCCGCCAGCGTGCCGAGGTTCATTCCGGCGCCCGAGGCACCTTCCTCATTCCTGTTCATCGTGCGCGGCAGCTTCCCGTGGTTGCGAGGACGACACGCGTTTCCATGACCGATCGATCTTCGCAACCCGCAATCGGCGTGGAGGGCCCTGCCAACCTCCTGTCGTTAACCGGCAAACTTGCGCTCACGGGCGAGTATCGGGCCCGGTTCAGTTCGTTCATGGCGCGCTCAGCGCTGCCATGGCAGAAAGGCTAAAGCCTTGGTTTTCCGCTGCTTGTTGCGCATCCGGAACCTGATTGGGCGGCCTTTCGTTGGGGTGGCGCTGACTTTGATCGGTGCTGGCCTGGGATCCGGGCCTGTCTTCCTGTTCGACACGGAAGGCGCCGATCGAGGTTACCGGAACATATCGGAGGAAAGCATATGAAGAAGACCTTGATCGCCTTGGCCGCCGCCAGCTCGCTGTCGCTGGGCGCCTGCTCGACCATGAACAATAACGACACCCTCGCCGACGCCGCGACCGGCGCAGCCGTGGGTGCCGTCGGTGGTGCCGCTGTCGGCGCCGTCGTTCCGGGTGTCAGCCCGATCACCGGCGCGGCCGTTGGCGCTGCCATCGGCGGCCTGACCGGCGCGGTGTGGGCCGACAACAACAACGACGGTTATGCCGACGGCTATGTCCAGAACGGCCAATATTATCAGGGCACGCCGAGCGGTTATGATTCGACCCTCGGCCGCGTTGCCACGGGTGCCGGCATCGGCGCCGTGGCCGGTGTCGCCGCCGGTGCGCTGATCCCGGGCGTCAGCCTGCTCGAAGGCGCCGTCGCCGGTGCCGTGGTCGGCGGCCTCGCCGGCGCGATCTGGGCCGACAACGACCGTGACGGCCGTGTGGACGGCTATGTCCAGAACGGTCAATATTATCCGGGCGCCCCCGCCCAGACCAACACGGGCAGCAGCTATCAGCAGCCGGCCCCCGCCCCGAGCCGCAGCGGCGAGCGCGGCTAAGGAGAACGAATGAGCCTTTCGCGTAACAGAAACGGCTTGTGTGCCGGGCGCCTCGTGCGCCCGGCACTTGTTTGTGCGGGCCTGCTTGTCGCGCCCGCGTTGGCCGCTTCGCCGGCGGCCGCCCAGGCCAGTGTGGCACGGCCCGCCGCCTCGTCTCTTTTCTTTCGCTCCGGTGCCCAAGGTGCCGCGGCCGAGTTGCTGCGGCTGGCCGCGACGGCGCAGGCCGACGGGCTCGACCCCCGGCGCTATCGCACCCGCGACCTGCCGCGCCTGGTGCGCGCCGCCGAAAGCGGCGATCCGCAAGCGATCGCGCGCGCCGACCGAGCGCTGAGCGACCTGTTCATCCGCTACGCGCAGGACCTTCGCCGTGCGCCCAACGTCGGCATCATCTATGTCGACGGCGATCTTCGCCCGCAGGCGCCGAGCGCCGCGGCGCTGCTCGCCGCCGCCTCCGCTTCGCCCAACGTCGCCGCCTACATGCGCGACATGGGGTGGATGCATCCTTATTATGCGCAGCTCCGCCGGCAGTTGACCGACAACCGGCTCGACCCCGCGACGCGGCGGCTGGTCCAGAGCAACCTGGCGCGGGTCCGCAGCCTTCCGGCCGGCGGCCGCTATGTGATGGTCAATGTCGCCGCGCAGCGCCTGTTTATGATCGACAACAACCAGACGGTCGACATGATGCGCGTGGTGGTCGGAAAGCCCGTCTATCCGACGCCCATGATGGCGGCCAATATCCGCTACACTTCGCTTCGCCCTTACTGGAACGTGCCGAGCGATCTGGCGGCCGAGCGGATCGTGCCCAACGTCATCAAGGGCGGCGCGCCTTATCTCCGCGCCAAGGGATATCAGGTGCTGTCTGACTGGTCGGACAAGCCCAGGATCGTGAGCCCGGCCAGCGTCGATTGGAAGGCAGTGGCCGCCGGCAAGAAGGAAGTGCGGCTGCGCCAGCTTCCGGGGCCGGCCAACAGCATGGGCGACATGAAGTTCATGTTCCCCAATGCGCAGGGCATCTATCTTCACGACACGCCGCAGGACGAATTGTTCGGCGAGGCGGCGCGGTTGTTCTCGGGCGGTTGCGTGCGGCTCGAGGCGGCGCATCGGCTGGCGGCGTGGCTGTACGGCAAGCCGCTCCGCGCCAAGGGCGCCGCGCCCGAACAGAAGGTGCCGATGGCGAAGCCCGTGCCGGTCTATCTGACTTATCTGACGGCGGTGCCGAGCGGGACCGAGCTCGCCATCTATGAGGACATCTACAAGAAGGATGCCCCGGCGGTGCCGTCGAGGCGGATGGCGACCCGCTAGTTTCGGTCCCAGGTCGCGACGTAGCGAAGCGCGACCGGCACGGCATTGCCCGACCGGTCGCGCGCCGGCTCCCAGCGGGTGCGGGCGAGCAGGCGGCATAGCTCGTCGTCGAGCGCCGGATTACCCGAGGAAGAGAAAGGCAGGCAGCGCGTCAGCCGTCCCTCGGCGCTGATGTCGAGCGCGAGCACCGCCGATCCGCGCGGCGCGCCATAGCCGCGGATTCGCCGATAATCGCCGCGCGACAGATTGCCCGACAGCAGCCGCGCCCCGCTGCCTAAACCGCCGCCCATGCCTGATCCGCCCGGTCCGCCGCCACCGGTGCCATCCCCGCTTCCGTTCGCGCCGCGGCCCGGCCCGGCTTCGCGGCCTGCCCCGGCGCTCGGGGCGGCGGCGGTGACGGGCGCGGTTTCGTCGGCGGTGGGCAGGGTGGGGGGCACTGGCAGGCGCACTTCGGGCTTGGGTTGCACTACCGGGGCCGGGCGCGCGTCGAGATCGGGCGCACCGACCTCGCGCTCGGCGGCGGCCTCCTGCTGCGAGATCGACGGGGGCGGTGGTGGCGGGGGTTTGGGCAGCGGCACGTCGAAGGTGGTCAGTGCCTCGACGCTCCGCCGCAGCGGTTCGCCGGCGAGCCCGGTGATCAGCGCCGCGCCGAGCGCGAGATGCAGCACGGCGACCAGCGCGAGCGCCTTGGTCCGGTCGCGTCCCTGTCCTTGCGGCTGCCACGGCATGACAAGAAAACGCCGCCGGGGCCGAGCCGCTCCCTAGCCCTCGATCCCGGCGAGGAAGCCCGCCAGCACACGGTCGAAGATCGCCGGCTGTTCGAGGTTGGGAAGATGCCCGGCGCCGCTGATCTCGATCAGCCCGGCATGGGGGATCAGGGTCTTCAATTCTTCGGACAGCGCGGGCGGGGTTATGCGATCCTCGCTGCCGTAGAGGACGAGGGTAGGGCACTTGACCGCCTCGGCCTCGCGGCGCTGGTCGGCGAGCCATACCGCGTCGGCGGCCCGGGCGTAAGCGGCGGAATCGATGCGGCTCATGGTTGCGACCACGGCTTCGCGAACCTCAGGCGTCGCGGGCTGAGAAAGCAGGGCGTCGGCGCGGCTGTCGGCGAGGCCCGCCATGCCGAGTTCGGCGGAGGCCGCCAGCGATCGATCGTAGATGGCGCGTCCTTCAGGATGGCAGGCAAAGCTATCGGCCAGCACCAGGCTCGCGATCCGCTCCGGCGCGCGGGCGTGCATGGCGAGCGCGATCACCCCACCGAGGCTGAGGCCGCAGATGTGGGCCCGGGGGACGTCCAGCGCGTCGAGCACCGCCAGCGCGGCGGAGGCGAAATCGCCGCGCGGGTCGCCGCTGCCGGTGTCGCTGTCGCCGTAACCCGGCATATCGATCGCGATCGCCATGCGCTCGGCGCCGAACCGCTCGACCTGACCGTCCCACGCAGTCCGGTCTGAACCGACCCCGTGCAGGAACAACAGCGGCACGCCGCCCGATCCCCGGATGGTGCAGCCGACCCGGCCCCATATTGTTTCGATGCTTTGTCTTTCCACGCGCCCGGCTTGGCAGCATCCGCGGCGCGCGGCTAGATGCACCGATGGCGCGGATGCGGGTCAACGGTCAGGCTTTGGAATTCGCGCTCGATCCCGCGACGCCCTTGCTGTGGGCGCTGCGCGACGCGGCCAATCTCACCGGCACCAAGCAAGGCTGCGGCGGGACCGGGCAATGCGGGACCTGCACGGTGATCGTCGATGGCGGCGCGGTGCAAAGCTGCGCGGTCACGATCGGCAGTCTCGAAGGCGCCGACGTCACCACCGTCGAGGGCCTTGCCGGGCATCCGCTGACCTTGGCGCTGGTCGCCGAAGATGCGATCGGCTGCGGCTTCTGCCTGCCCGGGTTCGTTTGCGCGGCGGCCGCCCTCCTGCAGCAGAATGCGCGTCCGGCGGCCGAGCAGCTGGACGCCTTGCCGACCCGCTGCGCCTGCGGCCTTCAGCCGCGTCTGAGACGTGCGATCGGCCGGGCCGCGAGCACCATGGCGGCGAGCGGTCAGCCGTCGCAGCCTCCGGAACCTGCACCGCAAACATCACCCGAGATCGTTACGCGGCCGCGTTAATCTTGCGCTCAGCCGAAAGGGGAGAAGATCGCGTGTATCGGCTCTCTTGAGGTCACGAACATGCGGCTGTCCTTGTTCTCGCTGTTGCTCCTTTCCACCGCTGCCCCGGCGTTTGCCGATCCCATCCCCGGCGAACCCGCCGAGCGGATCGAGGCCGTGCAGGCCGAGCCTCCGGCGCGCGTGCAGCGCGAGGAACGGCGCCAAAGCCGTGTTGCGGATGTCGATCGGCCGGCACGCCCGCAGCGAGTGGATCGCGATTTCACGCCCTCGCCGCGAGTCGAGCGCGAGCGGCCCGCCGCTTTCGCCGAGCCCGCCCGTGACACCGCCGCAGCGGACATGGCCGAGCGGCGCCAGGAGCGCTGGTCTCGTTCGGCGCCCGCGGATGACGGCGGCACGCGGCAGGATCGCGGCGAACGCGCCCGTGGCTGGCAGGACGGCCGGGTCGAACGCCGCAGCCGGCGGGGCGAGGTTCCGCCCTCGGCCGGTTCGCCCGTCTTCGGCTCGGCCATTCCGGGTCCCGAAAGCGTCGGCCGGCCCCCGCGCGACGTGTCGCCGGGCAGCGTTACCGATCGTGACCTGCGCGACCGTGTCGCCGCCGAAGGGCTTCGCCGCGACCGGATCGAACGTGCCGAATGGCGGCAGGAATGGCGCCGGGACCGCCGCTACGACTGGCGCCGACACCGCGACCGCGACCGCAATCGCTTCCACCTGTCGGTCTATTTCGATCCGTTCGGCTGGCAGTATCGCGATTACGACATCGGATGGCGCCTGCCCTCGCGCTATTACAGCGCGCGCTACTGGCTGCAGGACCCGTGGTCCTATCGCCTGCCTCCGGTCGGTGGCTATTACCGCTGGGTCCGCTATTACAATGACGTGCTGCTGGTGGATGTCAGGAACGGGCGCGTGCTCGACCGGATTCAGCGCTTCTTCTGGTAGAGCGCTCGCGGCGGTTGGTCGAAGGATGCTAGGCAGCGCGGGAACCGGGACTTTTCTCAGGCCCTGACCTGCCCTCTTTCGAAAGCGCTGCCTTCATGACCCATCGCCTCCTGCTGCTTGGCGCGAGCCTGCTCACCCTCGGTGCCTGCGCCACGCGGGAGGAGATGGCGGCCGCACCGCCGCCGCCCGCAACCGCCGCGGCCGAGCCGGCCCCGGTCGCCACCGCGCAATCGGAGCATGACCGGCTGTTCGCCCTGTTCGCCAAGAGCGACGAGGACAGCCTCCGCCGCAATCCGCTGAGCGCGCTGTTCCGCGGCGACATGCGCTACGCCGACCGGCTGGGCGACAATATCAGCGATGCCTATTACGCGGGCGAGAAGCAGGCCGCCGAGCAGGAGCTCGCCGCGTTGGCCGCGATCGACCGGGCGAAGCTCAACCCGACCGACGCCATCGCCTACGACGTGTTCAAGGTAGCGACCGAGGATCAACTCGCCGGCTATCAGGACAATCTGCTGAGCCTGACCAAGGTGCGGCCGATGAACCACTTCTTCGGCATCCACACTTTCTACCCGACCTTTGCCAGCGGACAGGGCGCGGCGCCGTTCAAGACGGTCCAGGATTACGAAAACAACCTGAAGCGCCACAAGGACTTCGTGGTCTATCTCGACCGGGCGATTCAGCGCTGGCGCGAGGGGATGGCGAGCGGGGTGGTCGATACCAAGCTCACCACCCGCAACATGATCGAGCAGCTTAACAGCCAGCTCAAGCAGACCCCGGCGGAGGACAATTACCTGGGGCCGATCCGCAAATTGCCGGACGCGATCGGTGCCGAGGATCGCGCCCGCCTGACCGCGGCCTATCAGGCGTCGGTCAAGGATGAGATCCGCCCGGCGCTGACCCGCGTGCGCGATTTCCTGCGCAGCGAGTATCTCCCCGCCGCGCGCGATGGGGTCGGCCTCATGTACATGAAGGGCGGGCCCGAGCTCTACCGCCACCTCGTCCGCTCGACGACGACGCTCGACATGGCGCCGGAGGAGATTCACCAGCTCGGCCTCAGCGAAGTCGCCCGTATCCGCGGCGAGATGGACAACGTCCGCCAGGAAGTCGGCTTCAAGCGCGACCTCCCCGCTTTCTTCAACAATCTGCGCACCGATCCCAAGCTCAAGCCCAAGAGCCGCGACGCGCTGACGCAGGGTTATTACGACATCGGCAAGAAGGTCGATGCCGAGCTTCCGCGCTATTTCTCCACCATGCCCAAGGCGCGGTTGGAGATCCGCCCGTACGAGCCGTTCCGCGAGAAGTTCGAGGCCGGCGGCTCCTACCAGAGCGGCACCCCCGACGGGACACGTCCGGGCGTCTTCTATTTCAACGCCTACGATCTGCCGAGCCGCACGACGCCCGGCATGACCACGCTTTATCTCCACGAAGGGGCGCCGGGGCATCACTTCCAGATCAGCTTGGCGCAGGAAAACGAAGCGCTGCCGGCGTTCATGCGGTTCGGCGGGAACACGGCCTATGTCGAGGGCTGGGCGCTGTATGCCGAGACGCTCGGCTACGACATGGGATTCTACAAGGACCCGTATCAGCGCTTCGGCACGCTGTCGGACGAAATGCTGCGCGCGATGCGGCTGGTGGTCGATACCGGCATTCATTCCAAGGGTTGGACCCGCGACCAGGCGATCAGCTACATGCTGTCGAACAGCGACATGGGCCGGACCGACGCTACCGCCGAGGTCGAGCGCTATATCGCCATTCCGAGCCAGGCGCTGGCCTACAAGCTGGGGGCGCTGACCATTCAGCGGCTGCGGACCAAGGCGCAGACCGAGCTGGGTGCGAAGTTCGACATCCGGGCGTTCCACGACCAGGTGCTCGGCACCGGCGCGTTGCCGCTGGCGGTGCTGGAGCAGAAGATCGACCGCTGGATCGCGGCGACTAAGGCGAGCTGAGTAGCTTGCGACCGGCCGCGGCGAATAAGTTTCGCCGCGGCCGGCTCCGAATTCCGGTCAGCTACGCCGCTTCGACCGATCGACCGCGCAGCCGTGCCGCGAGTTCCTTGAGGGTCGGCTTCTGGCCCTGCGCAAGGAGGCTGGCGCGGTAGAGCCGGCCGAGCAGCAGCAACTGCAGCGCGAGGAACG contains:
- a CDS encoding response regulator → MNRNEEGASGAGMNLGTLAGVVAALLFFLASGTISALTIKAVREETEQVTATHEVIVGLADLLSAMQDAETGQRGFLLTGNPSYLEPYRDAQTRSEATLRTLDRLTRDDPPQQASLQALRPQVASKFATLQRSIALRQQQGLTATLAAIDQDRDKAEMDAVRARIGELRNEERRNREARVEQRTRAFQTATMSAVIAALVGMVLAIAIGLLNHRAMLVRRRQLWLSAGEAGLGQAMLGDKTVRELSGDIVDFLTAYTGAQASVLFKGEHGVFQRMATLGVPEDAKVPERFALREGLLGRVAADGAPMVLDEVPEGYLTIGSALGRDVPRHLVIAPLRAEGIVNGVVELGFLKAVDDRVLELLGHIAQPAGTALRSAKYRTELQTLLEETQRQSEELQVQSEELKVSNEELEEQGRALKESAVRLEQQQVELEQTNSQLEEQAQLLESQKNDLTRSSAAVELKARELEQASQYKSDFLANMSHELRTPLNSLLILSKLLGDNPTGNLTDEQAQYARTIQASGNDLLNLINDILDLSKIEAGHVEVRADELPVTRLVKDLQRTFDPIARERGLSFELAIDEDAPASIVSDRQRLEQILKNLLANAFKFTEAGSVTLAIARVGSDRLALSVTDTGIGIAPEQQQAIFDAFQQADGSISRKFGGTGLGLSISRELARLLGGTISLKSEPGRGSSFTVDIPVEYDPSLVAARTEPKAAANAARSPSASTPPPAMPSRKPAVRSAPLDDDRDDLGDGRRVLLIVEDDRTFAGIVRDIAREASFQTLVAGTAEEALELAREHKPSGIVLDLGLPDQSGLAVLDRLKREDETRHIPIHVISASDQTQTAFSLGAMGYLVKPVKREELAHALESLEAQLTRTMRRVLIVEDDDRQRDAVAKLLAGPEIETVGAGTAAECLELLSEETFDCMVLDLSLPDASGFSLLETLSKDGEHSFPPVIVYTGHDLSQDDEQRLRRYSSSIIIKGAKSPERLLDEVTLFLHQVVSELPPEQQKMIAQARHRDALLEGRTILVVEDDVRNVYSLTNILEPRGAKVAIARNGQEALDALARANAGGDPVDLVLMDVMMPVMDGLEATRRIRGDMNWNKLPIIMLTAKAMPDDQEKCLAAGASDYMAKPLDVDKLLSLVRVWMPR
- a CDS encoding YMGG-like glycine zipper-containing protein; its protein translation is MKKTLIALAAASSLSLGACSTMNNNDTLADAATGAAVGAVGGAAVGAVVPGVSPITGAAVGAAIGGLTGAVWADNNNDGYADGYVQNGQYYQGTPSGYDSTLGRVATGAGIGAVAGVAAGALIPGVSLLEGAVAGAVVGGLAGAIWADNDRDGRVDGYVQNGQYYPGAPAQTNTGSSYQQPAPAPSRSGERG
- a CDS encoding L,D-transpeptidase family protein, with translation MSLSRNRNGLCAGRLVRPALVCAGLLVAPALAASPAAAQASVARPAASSLFFRSGAQGAAAELLRLAATAQADGLDPRRYRTRDLPRLVRAAESGDPQAIARADRALSDLFIRYAQDLRRAPNVGIIYVDGDLRPQAPSAAALLAAASASPNVAAYMRDMGWMHPYYAQLRRQLTDNRLDPATRRLVQSNLARVRSLPAGGRYVMVNVAAQRLFMIDNNQTVDMMRVVVGKPVYPTPMMAANIRYTSLRPYWNVPSDLAAERIVPNVIKGGAPYLRAKGYQVLSDWSDKPRIVSPASVDWKAVAAGKKEVRLRQLPGPANSMGDMKFMFPNAQGIYLHDTPQDELFGEAARLFSGGCVRLEAAHRLAAWLYGKPLRAKGAAPEQKVPMAKPVPVYLTYLTAVPSGTELAIYEDIYKKDAPAVPSRRMATR
- a CDS encoding alpha/beta fold hydrolase — encoded protein: MERQSIETIWGRVGCTIRGSGGVPLLFLHGVGSDRTAWDGQVERFGAERMAIAIDMPGYGDSDTGSGDPRGDFASAALAVLDALDVPRAHICGLSLGGVIALAMHARAPERIASLVLADSFACHPEGRAIYDRSLAASAELGMAGLADSRADALLSQPATPEVREAVVATMSRIDSAAYARAADAVWLADQRREAEAVKCPTLVLYGSEDRITPPALSEELKTLIPHAGLIEISGAGHLPNLEQPAIFDRVLAGFLAGIEG
- a CDS encoding (2Fe-2S)-binding protein gives rise to the protein MARMRVNGQALEFALDPATPLLWALRDAANLTGTKQGCGGTGQCGTCTVIVDGGAVQSCAVTIGSLEGADVTTVEGLAGHPLTLALVAEDAIGCGFCLPGFVCAAAALLQQNARPAAEQLDALPTRCACGLQPRLRRAIGRAASTMAASGQPSQPPEPAPQTSPEIVTRPR
- a CDS encoding RcnB family protein, whose translation is MRLSLFSLLLLSTAAPAFADPIPGEPAERIEAVQAEPPARVQREERRQSRVADVDRPARPQRVDRDFTPSPRVERERPAAFAEPARDTAAADMAERRQERWSRSAPADDGGTRQDRGERARGWQDGRVERRSRRGEVPPSAGSPVFGSAIPGPESVGRPPRDVSPGSVTDRDLRDRVAAEGLRRDRIERAEWRQEWRRDRRYDWRRHRDRDRNRFHLSVYFDPFGWQYRDYDIGWRLPSRYYSARYWLQDPWSYRLPPVGGYYRWVRYYNDVLLVDVRNGRVLDRIQRFFW
- a CDS encoding DUF885 domain-containing protein, yielding MTHRLLLLGASLLTLGACATREEMAAAPPPPATAAAEPAPVATAQSEHDRLFALFAKSDEDSLRRNPLSALFRGDMRYADRLGDNISDAYYAGEKQAAEQELAALAAIDRAKLNPTDAIAYDVFKVATEDQLAGYQDNLLSLTKVRPMNHFFGIHTFYPTFASGQGAAPFKTVQDYENNLKRHKDFVVYLDRAIQRWREGMASGVVDTKLTTRNMIEQLNSQLKQTPAEDNYLGPIRKLPDAIGAEDRARLTAAYQASVKDEIRPALTRVRDFLRSEYLPAARDGVGLMYMKGGPELYRHLVRSTTTLDMAPEEIHQLGLSEVARIRGEMDNVRQEVGFKRDLPAFFNNLRTDPKLKPKSRDALTQGYYDIGKKVDAELPRYFSTMPKARLEIRPYEPFREKFEAGGSYQSGTPDGTRPGVFYFNAYDLPSRTTPGMTTLYLHEGAPGHHFQISLAQENEALPAFMRFGGNTAYVEGWALYAETLGYDMGFYKDPYQRFGTLSDEMLRAMRLVVDTGIHSKGWTRDQAISYMLSNSDMGRTDATAEVERYIAIPSQALAYKLGALTIQRLRTKAQTELGAKFDIRAFHDQVLGTGALPLAVLEQKIDRWIAATKAS